The following are encoded in a window of Pseudoalteromonas tetraodonis genomic DNA:
- a CDS encoding methyl-accepting chemotaxis protein produces MNISKKLKLSFASAIALPLFVIAAIVISQTREQALDNFSQLSEREARQVDNAITMFFAEIAKNVDYLASHTTIKNARTNVKTHMDASNSVMLNHPNQSPTEQAAYSLFDHFGQTHPGLAYIYMGNEQGGYIQWPMGEVNANYDPRERPWYMAAKAANGKTTRTNAYYWAADDLVIVSTVKAIIDNGELIGAQGMDVSLGGLTDIIADIKLGETGYLMLIEDSGSVLVDVKHPDYRFKNLADLEGGKYADLAKNTQGLFDVEIDGKQYMANIHTSATLGWKFIGVVEKAEVMSTANTMAYTILVISAILIAVFVAIASYISKLISAPIVEVSDGLTEISQGGGDLTQRLTIKTKDETAKLANSFNLFLNLISELVTQINECAQNVSKTSSQTSSQAAQLTSSTSQQQQALEMAATAINEMAATANEVSSSCANAADLAVQTQQASDLGQSVITQTVESVVQLCEVINNASADITQLDTESENIMSILSVIRGISEQTNLLALNAAIEAARAGEHGRGFAVVADEVRALSQRTAESTEEVASQLDKLRTMSSKVSKDMQRSIETTNKTVELAHSAQQQFSEITASIVHISDLNTQIATAAEEQQHVAEDINRNVTEIKNAADEVSDIAVTTSENGNEMNRLSSILTGLVGKFKV; encoded by the coding sequence ATGAATATATCAAAAAAATTAAAGCTGTCTTTTGCATCAGCTATCGCACTGCCTTTGTTTGTAATTGCTGCTATTGTTATATCGCAAACGAGGGAGCAAGCACTCGATAATTTTTCTCAATTGAGTGAGCGAGAAGCGCGCCAAGTAGACAACGCTATTACGATGTTTTTTGCCGAAATTGCCAAAAATGTTGATTATTTAGCATCCCACACCACCATTAAAAACGCACGCACCAATGTTAAAACCCATATGGATGCTTCCAACTCAGTGATGCTTAACCATCCTAATCAAAGCCCAACAGAGCAAGCTGCATATAGCTTGTTTGACCATTTTGGCCAAACACACCCAGGACTTGCTTATATCTACATGGGGAACGAACAAGGAGGGTATATTCAATGGCCCATGGGGGAAGTAAACGCCAATTATGATCCGCGCGAGCGCCCCTGGTATATGGCAGCAAAAGCGGCTAATGGTAAAACAACGCGTACTAATGCCTATTATTGGGCCGCTGATGATTTAGTTATTGTATCTACGGTTAAAGCGATTATTGATAACGGGGAATTAATTGGCGCCCAAGGAATGGATGTATCATTAGGCGGGCTTACCGATATTATTGCCGATATTAAATTAGGCGAAACCGGTTATTTAATGTTAATTGAAGATAGTGGCAGTGTGCTGGTGGATGTTAAACATCCAGATTACCGATTTAAAAACTTAGCAGATCTTGAGGGGGGGAAATACGCCGACTTAGCTAAAAATACCCAAGGGCTGTTTGATGTAGAGATAGATGGTAAACAATATATGGCTAATATTCATACCTCTGCTACCTTAGGTTGGAAGTTTATTGGGGTAGTAGAAAAAGCCGAAGTGATGAGCACGGCGAATACTATGGCCTATACCATATTGGTTATTAGTGCGATATTAATTGCCGTATTTGTTGCTATAGCGAGTTATATTTCTAAATTAATATCAGCCCCTATTGTTGAAGTGAGTGATGGCTTAACTGAAATATCGCAAGGTGGCGGTGATTTAACCCAACGCTTAACAATAAAAACCAAAGATGAAACCGCTAAACTGGCTAACAGCTTTAATTTATTTTTAAACTTGATCAGCGAGCTGGTAACTCAAATTAATGAGTGCGCGCAAAATGTAAGTAAAACCTCATCGCAAACTTCATCGCAAGCTGCACAATTAACAAGCTCCACCAGCCAACAGCAACAAGCTTTAGAGATGGCAGCTACGGCTATTAATGAAATGGCTGCCACCGCGAACGAAGTGTCTAGCAGTTGTGCAAATGCAGCGGATTTGGCTGTTCAAACACAGCAAGCATCAGATTTGGGGCAATCGGTTATTACACAAACTGTGGAAAGTGTGGTTCAGCTATGTGAGGTAATAAACAATGCCTCAGCAGATATTACTCAGCTAGATACTGAAAGCGAAAACATTATGTCGATACTCAGTGTTATTCGCGGTATTTCAGAACAAACTAACTTATTGGCCTTAAATGCTGCGATAGAAGCTGCACGTGCCGGTGAGCACGGACGCGGCTTTGCTGTGGTGGCCGACGAAGTGCGCGCGTTATCGCAACGAACCGCTGAGTCAACCGAAGAAGTGGCTTCACAGCTTGATAAACTACGTACTATGTCATCTAAGGTATCTAAAGACATGCAACGCAGTATAGAAACCACTAATAAAACTGTCGAGCTTGCGCATTCGGCGCAGCAACAATTTAGTGAGATCACGGCATCTATCGTTCATATTAGCGATTTAAATACCCAAATAGCCACCGCTGCTGAAGAGCAACAACATGTAGCTGAAGATATAAACCGCAATGTTACTGAAATTAAAAATGCGGCTGATGAGGTGAGTGATATTGCCGTGACCACCAGTGAAAACGGCAACGAAATGAATCGTCTTTCGTCAATTTTAACGGGGTTGGTGGGTAAATTTAAAGTGTAA
- a CDS encoding ion transporter — protein MLSQLQELFQRIDKSKLFQSFVIAVIVISALTVGAHTYSLHPTAELVLHWMDIGITVFFLIELIIRYIASKGIKDFFSKGWNIFDFIIVIGSLYPAAGSTIFIARLLRIFRVLRLVSMIPELRLLVNSLIKAIPQMGYIALLMFVIFYIYAATGSMLFADINPVLWGDVSISMLTLFRIATFEDWTDVMYETMAVYKLSWIFYLTFIFLTAFVFLNMMVGAILEVMSEEHRNAREEQADIDSLPATQGQVNELKAQLAELKELLKNK, from the coding sequence ATGTTGTCGCAGTTACAAGAGCTGTTCCAGCGTATCGATAAAAGTAAACTATTTCAATCATTTGTTATTGCAGTTATTGTTATTTCTGCATTGACCGTGGGCGCACATACTTATTCATTGCACCCAACCGCCGAACTCGTTCTACATTGGATGGATATAGGCATAACGGTATTTTTCTTAATTGAACTGATTATTCGCTATATTGCCAGCAAAGGTATCAAGGACTTTTTCTCCAAAGGTTGGAACATTTTTGACTTCATTATCGTGATCGGAAGTTTATACCCCGCGGCAGGCTCTACTATTTTTATTGCTCGACTGCTGCGTATTTTCCGCGTGTTACGATTAGTCTCAATGATCCCAGAACTGCGCTTATTAGTAAATTCGCTAATTAAAGCAATACCGCAAATGGGCTACATTGCGCTACTCATGTTCGTTATATTTTATATTTATGCCGCCACTGGCAGTATGTTGTTTGCTGATATAAATCCGGTACTTTGGGGCGATGTGTCTATTTCTATGCTCACCCTGTTTAGAATAGCCACCTTTGAAGATTGGACTGACGTCATGTACGAAACCATGGCCGTGTACAAATTAAGTTGGATTTTTTACCTAACCTTTATCTTTTTAACTGCATTTGTGTTTTTAAATATGATGGTTGGCGCTATTTTAGAAGTGATGAGTGAAGAGCATCGCAATGCACGCGAAGAGCAAGCCGATATAGACTCACTCCCTGCCACCCAAGGCCAAGTAAACGAATTAAAAGCACAACTAGCAGAATTAAAAGAACTACTTAAAAATAAGTAG
- a CDS encoding YwbE family protein produces MAVPTRSQITPGTEVNIVLKQDQRSGTLTNGIVSRLLTKSPNHPHGIKVQLEDGQVGRVKEIIA; encoded by the coding sequence ATGGCTGTTCCAACACGTTCACAAATAACACCCGGCACTGAGGTTAATATTGTGCTTAAACAAGATCAACGCAGTGGTACTTTAACCAATGGTATAGTGTCGCGTTTATTAACTAAGTCACCTAATCATCCGCACGGTATTAAAGTACAGTTAGAAGATGGTCAAGTAGGTCGGGTAAAAGAGATCATTGCATGA
- a CDS encoding DUF4240 domain-containing protein: protein MSDLTLTDFWRLVTVNDRTAEPESVCQSLKAALSDLSDEQLIEFDKQFSICMRQSYTWDLFGAAFVMAGCNDEYGFSEFRCWLISRGEAVFKAALENPDSLAQCTPLYFLNEQPYPYLDEYDLIAGLLYEERNDDELPFIPSGLEQPKGKRFKDKPKFLKQNYPQLFAKYWQ, encoded by the coding sequence ATGAGCGATTTAACCTTAACTGATTTTTGGCGATTGGTAACTGTAAACGACAGAACCGCAGAGCCTGAGTCTGTATGCCAATCCCTTAAGGCTGCATTGAGTGATTTATCCGACGAGCAGCTTATTGAATTTGATAAACAGTTTAGTATTTGTATGCGCCAAAGTTATACTTGGGATTTATTTGGTGCGGCGTTTGTAATGGCTGGTTGTAATGATGAATATGGTTTTTCTGAATTTCGTTGTTGGCTAATTTCTCGGGGTGAAGCGGTATTTAAAGCAGCGTTAGAAAACCCCGATAGCCTTGCACAGTGCACACCACTTTATTTTTTAAACGAGCAACCTTACCCGTATTTAGATGAGTATGACCTAATTGCAGGTTTGTTATATGAAGAACGTAATGACGATGAGTTACCCTTTATCCCCTCAGGGCTTGAACAACCTAAAGGTAAGCGCTTTAAAGACAAACCTAAGTTTTTAAAACAAAATTACCCGCAATTATTTGCAAAATATTGGCAGTAA
- a CDS encoding M4 family metallopeptidase has translation MYKTLSSGLIAFCFLNTLSSQAAVSQRINKSSTQEVKQLLNQNSSIANTSSASSYFVELKQPQLSLSQQVNASSKKMQQYFSGVPVWGQQIRVQSNSEHISGFFAKNINFASLNKTATATFDELKAVKSLLTKSKLDDSLESEIINNKRYIYIHDGKAYYVRLIELKVTENGIEKMPIGLISESTYQIFELWDNIQSVDGKGPGGNQKIGQYEYGTDKDAFNVTQVGDTCFLENDKVKTVTMESGSEPSEAFSFTCNRNTHKEINGAFSPLNDAHAFGTAVFDMYQQWYNTAPLTFQLLMRVHSGDNWENATWNGQAMTFGDGADRFYPLVSLDIVSHEVSHGFTSQNSNLIYSNQSGGINESFSDMAGETAEYFLRGETDWLSGADISKVEPALRYFETPSLDGVSIDKASDFYPGMDVHFSSGVFNRAFFLLSNTDGWDPQKAFEIMLKANQNYWVSSSGFIDGACGAINSAIDLRYNASDVISAFNEVEVICDNIKFVDTDSDLMDDNWELLYGLDPSDADDANLDLDQDGLSNLEEYLANTLPNSVDTDADSLSDYDELNVYMTLPNNVDSDSDRMPDGWEVTFSFNPLDAADAELDFDSDSWANLIEYYGNSDPTDPNSEPSIFPETTYNFDDAVVPEFLVSSTPQTPWFITDYDGHDGLVLTNSDITDSQQTSVEFQFISDEQRFVNFNYLLETEANYDFFKVYINDTLVLDESGLTDWKVASFPLPTGFNTVKFVYTKDVIVSEGLDAVFIDNLYIGPSFPDSDGDGMSDMWELSYGLDINTDDSALDLDNDGLSNLLEFLNNGLPNNSDTDGDLMPDGWEYNNSLNLTDAADASQDADNDGFTNFTEYQANTDPQSDTSYPVVLNITTSFEGDTLPTWMTESVDSSAPFFITNDFATQGSQSIRSGDITDSQFSGFTVTGLFEEGVLAFDYKIDSEACCDFFIVTIDGQEVIGNAERGNLDAPEPTSFLVNISEGVHKIEFKYTKDGSVSTDADAVWLDNFAMLPVGDQTDTDNDQMPDYWELLNGLNRFDASDALSDKDADSLSALDEYNLGTNPNSSDTDSDELSDGYEVINGLLPLDPSDASLDSDADGYTNIQEFYGQSLANDATSTVQSFSQLNESFEEGLLPAMFTELAEHSTQWQLNTNWSTDGTSSLSLNASPAGSISGFAIAGLFEAGFINLDYFSNSNSSFQISVNGTQYNIKHYRSRLLIPVNDGFNIVKVKYESPYLADMPFSVDNISWTAELDVVSDFDGDGIPDYWEAQNGLNALDSYDASNDPDYDGLSNLNEYQMSSNPLSTDTDGDGVQDSEDSHPTDSSLGENIAPVFVSSLEPITLEATSQNTNLTNIFVPEATDNGHLEPYVYAASGSYLPLGEHQITWVARDYVGNETTAIQTVTLVDTTPPVIQNYYSVNVYGSSIDDIKAALFNSNAIYDSVSDVATIDIDSNFVFRTGDTLIPVSAADGAGNTSTGEINARVFPKVSIQPTTYVYQDGNAVIDVFISGKSPYGSVSFDLIGNNTSKYISTNQHGLVKVVLEREFFENASNIRINTRSSSFTDRNDTSQLVFLNETAKPEFITNLYQNGKVISKIVQRDSSDFIVDVHAVNLPSAASDNSIELQLSSQGDYFVNKIGPSKWNITFTPQLLTDSDNLDIAFTIKQNSEAVATDQISLRVIDAVTFNDPELDTDGDGISDAEEGVSDGDKDGIVDYLDSSSITHSAVLDSGDMVRSIDEFNHLSVGDIKQATVTQMIADMSISEQDLSTYFDSLDIAEPHFQAKSDIVNIHITLSNSSGTSEIAIPEYVNSILSSEMQIRLLSNTGWQSVSMLTGNVYEQICSGCFTFAVTDGSEFDLDGQVNGEIELVAKLAEESLNQAPVLDVTIPATIEELTTIELDASGTTDPDGDLLSFEWSIDHPQLSLTPSETDSKATLTVGEIEQTFTTDITLLISDGYEQFTEIYTVTFMHVNQLPAVELSSSSLSVDEGKEVSVTATATDKESSELTYRWVQTQGIEVAIENVNSSTLSFMAPNVSVTSELGFKLSVSDGEGETEQSVIVTINNVPEALATPKEGDKSGGGSFSFFLLLLAALFVYRRVQLLHK, from the coding sequence ATGTATAAAACACTTTCATCAGGATTGATAGCATTTTGCTTTTTGAACACGCTAAGTTCCCAAGCTGCTGTTTCACAGCGAATAAACAAATCATCCACCCAAGAAGTTAAGCAACTTTTAAATCAAAACTCTTCTATTGCTAATACATCTTCTGCAAGTTCTTATTTTGTAGAATTAAAGCAACCTCAATTGAGCCTTTCACAACAAGTTAATGCATCTTCTAAAAAGATGCAGCAATACTTTTCTGGGGTTCCAGTGTGGGGTCAGCAAATTAGAGTTCAGTCTAACTCTGAACATATTAGTGGTTTTTTTGCTAAAAACATTAACTTCGCATCTTTGAATAAAACAGCGACCGCTACTTTTGATGAGTTAAAAGCGGTTAAATCGTTGCTGACTAAGTCTAAATTAGATGATTCACTAGAGAGTGAAATAATAAATAATAAGCGCTACATTTATATTCATGATGGAAAAGCGTACTATGTTCGCTTAATTGAACTTAAAGTAACTGAGAATGGCATTGAAAAAATGCCAATAGGTTTAATAAGTGAATCGACTTATCAGATTTTTGAACTGTGGGATAATATTCAAAGTGTTGACGGTAAAGGACCTGGTGGTAATCAAAAGATTGGCCAATATGAATACGGTACAGATAAAGACGCATTTAATGTTACCCAAGTTGGCGATACTTGTTTTTTAGAAAATGACAAAGTAAAAACAGTCACTATGGAATCGGGCTCTGAGCCAAGTGAAGCCTTTTCATTCACATGTAATCGTAATACGCATAAGGAAATAAATGGTGCTTTTTCCCCATTAAATGACGCTCATGCATTTGGAACTGCAGTTTTTGATATGTATCAACAATGGTACAACACTGCACCGCTTACATTTCAATTGTTAATGCGAGTTCACAGTGGTGATAACTGGGAAAATGCCACTTGGAATGGCCAAGCAATGACCTTTGGTGATGGCGCTGATAGGTTTTATCCGCTGGTTTCTCTTGATATTGTATCTCATGAGGTTAGCCATGGCTTTACTAGTCAAAACTCCAATCTTATTTACTCTAATCAATCAGGCGGAATTAACGAGTCTTTCTCTGATATGGCAGGTGAAACTGCAGAGTATTTTTTACGTGGTGAAACCGACTGGTTATCAGGGGCGGATATTTCAAAAGTAGAGCCAGCTCTTCGTTACTTTGAAACGCCTTCATTAGATGGTGTTTCTATTGATAAAGCCAGCGATTTTTATCCGGGCATGGATGTTCACTTTAGTAGTGGTGTTTTTAACCGTGCTTTTTTCCTGCTTTCAAATACTGATGGTTGGGATCCTCAAAAAGCGTTTGAAATAATGCTAAAAGCAAATCAAAACTACTGGGTTAGCTCGAGTGGTTTTATCGATGGTGCATGTGGTGCAATCAACTCTGCAATTGACCTACGTTATAATGCATCTGATGTAATTTCAGCATTTAATGAAGTAGAAGTTATTTGCGATAATATTAAGTTTGTCGATACTGATTCAGATTTAATGGATGATAACTGGGAACTGTTATACGGACTAGACCCTTCAGATGCCGATGATGCTAACTTAGATTTGGACCAAGATGGTCTTTCTAACTTGGAAGAATACTTAGCAAATACTCTTCCAAACTCAGTTGATACTGATGCTGATAGTTTATCTGATTACGATGAATTAAACGTCTACATGACGTTGCCTAACAACGTGGATTCAGATTCCGATCGTATGCCAGATGGCTGGGAAGTCACTTTTTCATTTAATCCACTCGATGCAGCTGATGCAGAACTTGATTTTGATTCCGATAGCTGGGCTAACTTAATTGAGTACTATGGCAACAGCGACCCAACTGATCCAAACTCTGAACCTTCTATTTTTCCTGAAACTACTTATAATTTTGATGACGCAGTTGTCCCTGAATTTTTAGTTTCTTCAACCCCTCAAACGCCTTGGTTTATTACTGATTATGACGGCCACGATGGCTTAGTGTTAACTAACAGTGATATTACTGATTCGCAACAAACGAGTGTTGAATTTCAATTTATAAGTGACGAACAACGTTTTGTTAACTTTAACTACTTATTGGAAACTGAAGCAAATTATGACTTCTTTAAAGTTTATATTAACGACACACTAGTTCTTGATGAGTCAGGCCTAACTGATTGGAAGGTGGCTTCTTTTCCATTACCTACTGGGTTTAATACAGTTAAGTTTGTATACACTAAAGACGTTATAGTGTCTGAAGGTTTAGATGCTGTATTTATCGATAATTTATACATTGGGCCTAGTTTCCCTGACTCTGATGGTGATGGTATGTCAGATATGTGGGAATTATCGTATGGTTTGGATATAAATACTGACGACTCAGCGCTTGATTTAGATAACGATGGTTTATCTAACCTTCTTGAGTTTTTAAATAACGGTTTACCTAACAACTCAGATACTGATGGCGATTTAATGCCTGATGGGTGGGAGTATAACAACAGTCTAAATCTTACAGATGCCGCTGATGCGTCACAAGATGCTGACAATGATGGATTTACTAACTTCACAGAGTATCAAGCAAATACAGATCCTCAGTCAGATACTTCTTACCCTGTTGTTTTAAATATCACAACGTCATTCGAAGGCGATACACTTCCAACATGGATGACTGAGTCAGTAGACTCAAGTGCGCCGTTTTTTATCACAAACGACTTTGCCACACAGGGCTCACAAAGTATTCGCTCGGGAGACATCACTGATTCTCAGTTTAGCGGGTTTACCGTCACGGGTTTATTTGAAGAAGGGGTTTTAGCGTTCGATTATAAGATTGATTCTGAAGCGTGTTGTGACTTTTTTATCGTGACTATAGATGGTCAAGAAGTTATTGGTAATGCTGAACGTGGAAATTTGGACGCACCTGAACCAACTTCATTTTTAGTTAATATTAGTGAAGGGGTGCATAAGATTGAGTTCAAATATACCAAAGACGGATCAGTATCAACTGATGCTGATGCAGTATGGCTTGATAATTTTGCTATGCTTCCAGTCGGTGATCAAACCGATACTGATAACGATCAAATGCCAGACTATTGGGAACTACTAAATGGTTTAAATCGTTTTGATGCAAGTGATGCACTATCTGACAAAGACGCTGACAGCCTTTCAGCCCTTGATGAGTATAACCTAGGAACAAATCCAAATTCATCTGACACAGATTCTGATGAGTTAAGTGATGGCTATGAAGTTATTAATGGCTTGCTACCACTTGACCCTTCAGATGCGAGTTTAGATTCTGATGCTGATGGTTATACTAATATCCAAGAGTTCTATGGGCAAAGCCTTGCTAATGACGCAACATCAACTGTGCAGTCTTTTTCTCAGCTAAATGAAAGCTTTGAAGAAGGGCTTTTGCCAGCTATGTTTACTGAGCTTGCAGAGCACTCTACTCAATGGCAGCTTAATACCAACTGGTCTACGGATGGTACATCAAGCTTAAGCCTAAATGCTTCTCCAGCAGGTAGTATAAGCGGCTTTGCAATTGCAGGGTTATTTGAGGCGGGGTTCATTAATTTAGATTACTTTTCAAACAGTAACTCGTCATTTCAAATTAGTGTTAACGGTACTCAGTACAATATTAAGCATTATCGCTCTCGTTTGTTAATTCCTGTAAATGATGGTTTTAATATTGTGAAGGTAAAATACGAAAGCCCTTACTTAGCAGATATGCCTTTTTCAGTTGATAATATCTCATGGACTGCTGAGCTGGATGTAGTTAGTGACTTTGATGGCGACGGTATTCCAGACTATTGGGAAGCACAGAATGGACTAAATGCACTTGACTCTTATGATGCATCAAATGATCCAGACTACGACGGTTTATCTAACTTAAACGAGTATCAGATGTCGAGTAATCCGCTTTCTACAGATACAGATGGCGACGGTGTGCAAGATAGTGAAGATAGCCACCCAACTGATTCTAGTTTGGGTGAAAATATAGCCCCTGTTTTTGTATCAAGTTTAGAGCCTATTACTCTTGAAGCAACTTCTCAAAATACTAACCTTACAAATATTTTTGTTCCTGAGGCAACTGATAACGGACATTTAGAACCTTATGTTTATGCTGCTTCTGGGTCTTACTTGCCCCTTGGTGAACATCAAATTACATGGGTTGCTCGTGATTATGTTGGTAACGAAACTACGGCTATTCAAACGGTAACCTTGGTTGACACAACGCCACCTGTTATACAAAACTATTACTCAGTTAATGTTTATGGCAGCTCAATTGATGACATAAAAGCGGCATTATTTAACTCTAATGCTATCTACGATAGTGTATCGGATGTGGCCACTATCGATATTGATAGTAACTTTGTGTTCAGAACGGGGGATACTTTAATTCCTGTTTCTGCCGCTGATGGAGCGGGTAATACTTCTACAGGTGAAATAAATGCTCGTGTTTTTCCTAAGGTTAGTATCCAGCCTACTACCTATGTTTACCAAGATGGTAATGCGGTTATTGATGTATTCATAAGTGGTAAAAGCCCTTACGGTTCAGTAAGCTTTGATCTGATTGGAAATAATACTAGTAAATATATATCTACAAATCAGCATGGTCTTGTCAAGGTAGTGCTAGAACGTGAGTTCTTTGAAAATGCGTCGAATATTCGCATTAATACGAGAAGCAGCTCATTTACTGATAGAAATGATACTAGCCAGTTAGTATTTCTAAATGAAACTGCAAAACCTGAATTCATTACTAATTTATATCAGAATGGAAAAGTAATAAGCAAGATAGTTCAACGCGATTCGTCAGACTTTATTGTTGATGTTCATGCAGTTAATTTACCTAGTGCAGCAAGTGATAACTCAATAGAGCTCCAGCTATCTTCACAAGGTGATTACTTTGTAAATAAAATTGGTCCCTCAAAGTGGAATATTACATTTACGCCTCAATTACTTACAGATTCTGACAATCTAGACATTGCATTCACTATAAAACAAAATAGCGAAGCTGTTGCAACGGATCAAATTAGTTTACGTGTGATTGACGCAGTTACTTTCAATGATCCTGAGTTAGATACTGATGGTGATGGTATTTCTGATGCTGAAGAAGGTGTGAGTGATGGCGATAAAGACGGCATTGTTGATTACTTAGATAGCTCTTCTATTACGCACTCAGCTGTTTTAGATTCAGGCGATATGGTTCGTAGCATCGATGAGTTTAATCATTTGTCAGTAGGTGATATTAAACAGGCTACTGTAACGCAAATGATTGCTGATATGTCTATTTCAGAGCAAGACTTAAGTACTTACTTTGATAGCTTAGACATTGCAGAACCTCACTTTCAAGCTAAAAGTGATATTGTAAATATTCACATTACTCTTTCAAACTCATCGGGTACGTCTGAAATTGCGATACCAGAGTACGTTAACTCTATTTTAAGTTCAGAAATGCAAATTCGTTTGTTATCTAATACAGGCTGGCAGTCGGTTTCAATGCTAACTGGTAACGTCTACGAGCAAATTTGTTCAGGTTGCTTTACTTTTGCAGTAACAGACGGCAGTGAATTTGACTTAGACGGTCAAGTTAATGGTGAGATTGAATTAGTTGCTAAGTTAGCTGAAGAAAGCTTAAACCAAGCGCCAGTTTTAGATGTAACAATTCCAGCAACAATTGAAGAGCTTACAACTATTGAGCTTGATGCGTCAGGAACAACAGACCCTGATGGTGACCTACTAAGTTTTGAGTGGAGTATTGATCATCCTCAATTATCACTGACGCCTTCAGAGACAGACAGTAAAGCGACACTGACTGTAGGTGAAATAGAGCAAACGTTCACTACAGATATCACTTTATTAATCTCAGATGGTTACGAGCAATTTACAGAGATATATACAGTGACCTTTATGCACGTTAATCAATTACCAGCAGTTGAGTTGAGCTCATCTTCTTTATCGGTTGATGAGGGTAAAGAAGTTAGCGTTACAGCAACTGCGACAGACAAAGAGTCATCTGAACTTACTTACAGATGGGTTCAAACACAAGGTATAGAAGTCGCAATTGAAAATGTTAATTCAAGTACATTGTCGTTTATGGCGCCAAATGTATCTGTAACAAGTGAACTTGGCTTTAAACTTAGTGTTTCTGATGGTGAAGGGGAGACAGAGCAAAGTGTTATCGTTACTATTAATAATGTACCTGAAGCACTTGCAACACCTAAAGAAGGTGATAAAAGTGGAGGAGGTTCTTTCAGTTTCTTCTTATTACTTTTAGCCGCTTTGTTTGTTTATAGAAGAGTACAGTTGTTACACAAATAA
- a CDS encoding Y-family DNA polymerase — translation MYALVDAVAFYASAEKVFDPAIRSKPVVVLTNNDGCVCAVCPIARKLNIPKFGPYFKVKQLLEQNNVVVRSSNYELYANLSDRMMSVIGRFCDTQHVYSIDESFLHFNGYQPLINDWQAYGQLIRRTVWRETKLPVGVGFGPTPTLAKAANHAAKKLTGFNGVAVIDDEVSRRTILQRMHCQDVWGVGKRLAKKLALMDIHTAWQLAEQSPKTIRRQFSVVLERTINELNGITCLNWDDVRQDKQAIFSTRSFGQRLCDPDAVKTALINHASVVAQKLRAQQSLTHRIYIFAASSSHEHAFYKKSVMYQFDPPTNDTRVMANAVSKSFEQIYQPGIRFYKCGVGALELSPQQFQQHHLFDKQTDNPQLMGCLDAINHRYGKGMLSVASSQLNDHWHMNRAFLSPQYTTRWRDIPKIKCDL, via the coding sequence ATGTATGCCTTAGTCGATGCCGTTGCTTTTTATGCCAGTGCAGAAAAAGTATTTGATCCGGCTATTCGCTCAAAGCCTGTGGTGGTGCTTACCAATAACGACGGTTGTGTGTGTGCGGTCTGCCCAATTGCGCGTAAGCTTAATATTCCTAAATTTGGCCCTTACTTTAAAGTTAAGCAGTTACTAGAACAAAACAATGTGGTTGTACGCTCTAGTAACTATGAACTATACGCTAATTTAAGCGACCGGATGATGAGTGTAATTGGCCGCTTTTGTGACACCCAGCATGTTTACAGTATCGATGAATCGTTTTTACACTTTAATGGTTATCAACCTTTAATTAACGATTGGCAAGCATATGGGCAACTAATTAGGCGTACTGTATGGCGCGAAACCAAACTCCCTGTTGGGGTTGGCTTTGGGCCAACACCGACCTTAGCCAAAGCCGCTAACCATGCAGCTAAAAAACTAACTGGCTTTAATGGTGTTGCAGTGATTGACGATGAAGTAAGTCGCCGCACTATTTTACAACGAATGCACTGCCAAGATGTTTGGGGGGTGGGCAAACGTTTAGCTAAAAAGCTGGCTCTCATGGACATTCATACCGCGTGGCAACTGGCTGAGCAAAGCCCAAAAACTATTCGTCGCCAATTTAGTGTGGTGCTTGAGCGCACAATTAACGAGCTCAACGGCATTACCTGTTTAAACTGGGATGATGTACGCCAAGATAAACAAGCTATTTTTTCAACTCGTAGTTTTGGTCAGCGACTTTGCGACCCCGATGCAGTTAAAACCGCCCTAATAAATCATGCTAGTGTAGTTGCACAAAAATTAAGAGCACAACAGTCGCTCACTCATCGTATTTATATTTTTGCTGCCAGCTCATCACATGAACACGCCTTTTATAAAAAGTCAGTTATGTATCAATTTGATCCGCCCACTAACGATACTCGCGTTATGGCCAATGCGGTATCAAAGAGTTTTGAGCAAATATATCAACCGGGAATTCGATTTTATAAATGTGGTGTGGGCGCATTAGAGCTCAGCCCGCAGCAGTTTCAACAACATCATTTATTTGATAAGCAAACCGATAACCCGCAGTTAATGGGCTGCTTAGATGCGATAAATCATAGATACGGTAAAGGAATGCTTAGCGTGGCGAGCAGCCAATTAAATGATCATTGGCATATGAACAGGGCTTTTTTATCGCCGCAATACACGACTCGTTGGCGTGATATTCCAAAAATAAAATGCGATTTATAG